The Callospermophilus lateralis isolate mCalLat2 chromosome 4, mCalLat2.hap1, whole genome shotgun sequence genomic interval CAAAAGAATGCACATTTTAGtatgaaaagaaaacagaaatcaaggtcctAACTTACTGGTCTCTCTGATCTAAACCTATGCCACCATAAATACAGCAATTAGAGCCAGGTGCAGGGTCactcgcttgtaatcccagctatttgtgaggctgaggcagaagaattacaagtttgaggccatcctagGCAGCTTGGTGAGACCCTCTTTTAAAGTaccataaaatttaaaacaaggtGGGGCTTgggtgtagcttggtggtagagccctggttgagcatgctcaaggccctaggttcaatccacaataatgcaaatgtaaaataaaatggaataataaaataaaataaagtgaaaaagcAATTGTAATACAGAATAATCCCATGCAAGTGTCAGAACCCACAGATAAAAATAGGTCTTTACTTCATCAACCTTATTTCATCCTCTCACCTCCAGCTATGTTAATTAAAGTGAATAAAATCCTTAAGAAACACAACTCTTTAGATGGGACGCTGAAAATCAGAACATAAAGAAACAGTGCATGGGCTGGGGGCAGGGgaaagctcagtggcagagtgcaggCCAAGCATGCTCAgtttcctgggtttgatccctagcattacaaaaacaaaaacaaaacaaaaaagatatgATGCATGATGACACTGTTAAGTCACACAAACAcgcttggatcttttttttaatagaaactttttaaaaaaaactttatttatgtggtgctgaggatgaaacccagtgcctcacatgtgctaggcaagccctctaccattgagccacaacctcagctccaCTGGATCTCTTCTTGACCGacttctaaaaatatttaagaagatCTTATTTCAAAAAGAAAGCCCATTTAAAACATCAGGTCTTAGTAATCATGGTAGATAAAGTATTTTATTATCAATTTCACGATCTAAAAAGTAATTTGTTACATTGACTAAGATAGATCTGAGATGACTTCTTACCAGCATGTATGCCCTGCAGAGTGACACTGTGGCCCTCAGGCATGAAAGAACACAGTTCCACCCCTCCTCTAGGGACAGGATCAGCCTGAAAATGATGCTGATTCTCAACTGGCACAAACTGCTTTGGATCCTTCTGGTTTCTTTCCCTGACATTTGAGCTGTGAGGACTTTAGCAGAGCCTCTGCTCTTGATCTCTGAAGGACAAACTAGAACCTCAACTGTAGCCTCAGTCTTGAAAGTCAAGCTTCCTTTTCCAACTTTTTATTTCAGTGATATTTAGTATTAGGCAATAAAAAGATACTTATCATTTTATTTCAATGACAGTATGTTTAATAGGAGATATGACTCAATTGGTTCTGTAAGCCCAAGGGTGACGATCTTTACCATGTCACAAGAGACCCATAGTGGAGCTGGATAAGACTGAGGCCagatactggggaaaatatactaACCCAAGGGCAGACAGCATCTGATGAGAGGTGCTACTGGCAAGTCACCATAGGGAAACAGGGTGATCCCTGGCTAAATGACTATCCTTCAGTAGCCAGTTACCAGCACTGCATTCCCAAGTTAGGGGACCCAAGGTCTCTATAATGTTTTCTTCTAAGTGTTTTTTCAAAGGTTCTTAAAGGCAGCATTGCTGCAAGAAGAAGCTATAGGAAGCTTCAGGGGTTTGTCACAGGTGGCCAGGGCACCAGAGGAGCCCTTGCTCTCAGGATCAGGATGAAAAGGAGTATGGGGAAAAGAAGGAGCAGTGTGGTACCTGAGAGGTTGTGGGATGAGGGGAGAGCACCCTCATATTAAAAGATGAAATTGTGTGTTGGGTGGTGGGAGCCTAAAAGGAACAGTGTAGAATACAGGATAGCCACTGGGAAAGATGAAACTCCAAGGAGATGAATAGCTGTCAAGCCCACAGCTGTAGAGCCCACAGCTAAGACCTCTGCACTAGAAATTTCTACCCCAGAGTTTTCTAAATAAAGCCTCTCCCTCTAAAGCAGTAGTCCTCAATGGGGGATGATTTTGCCCACAGGGAACATTTGGCAATGTCAGAGACATTCTGGGTTGTCCTCACTGGGAATAGAGTGCTCCTGACATCTGGTGGGTGGGGGCCGGGATGTTGCAGACCATCCTACCATGCACAGGATGGCCCCTACAACAAGGAATTCTTGAAATGTCCACAGCGCCAAGGCAGAGAAACCCTGTTCTAGAGGGAATACTTTACTCTTATAAGAATCTGAATCTAGAATGAGCCAAGGCCCTTTGGAATTGACAATTAGACCAAGgtgaatatcctctgaccagcccTAACAGGTGGATCCCATTGCTGCCTTGTTGAGTGGACACCTCCAATCCTCCCAGAGTGTTCCACAAATGTCCCATTGGCAGTTGCCAGTTCATATTCCATCAAGGACAAATCAACTTTAGATCCTCttgtcttctttctcttctgAAGCAGCAGCTACTTCTTTCTCAGAGCCAGTGCAACCCCAACTGCCACTGCCAGGATGGCGACTACAGCAGCCCCTCCAAATAGCAGCATAGACTTTCCCTCAGAAGAGAGTAGGGCCTTTCCTTCTGCAGCAGGGGATGATTCCTCACTAAAACTCCTCTTCCTTATAGGGATCTCCTTGTCACTTGGCAGTGCAGAGGGCATCCCCTCCTCCACTTCACTAGGTTCCATGGCTGCTGCTCTCACCTCTTCTTCATCAAGCTCTACAAACAGTGATGGAGCAGGGCTGGCTTTCTCAACTGCAATAATTTCTGCATcatgttccctcgtctccagcaaAGAAGTGGCAGTAATGTGTGGAAGCCAAGGAGCAGGGGCTCCAGGGAATGCTTCTTGCAACTCCCTGGCTGGCAAAGCAGTCCCAGCTGCTGCTTCCACACCCTCAGGTATCTCTTCTTTCTCCACATGCACAATGTCAGAATTAGAAGAGTTGTTCTCACTCTTTTCTCCAGCTCCATTGCTATCTAAGCTTTTGACTTCTTCAGGATCCATTGCAATCTGCTGCCAGGACTCGGGCCCTAGGGACACTGGTAGGCTTTCTGTGTGCCAACTCTGGCTAGCTGACAGTGAGACAGGTAGGCTCTCTGACTGCCAAGAAGTCGTCACAGTTGGAGACTCTGGGGGACTGACTTGTCCGGAGTTGTCACTAGGCAGGATATAAATGTCATTGCTATCTTCTGCAATGACACCAGGGTATTCTTCCTCCTCAGACTCAAGACTAAAGACAGTGCCCTAGAAAAGAAGAGTCAACATAAAGAATGGTCAATATTGTAAAAATAGGTCAAACTGGGAAACAAATTTTCTCCTAAATGAAGTTCCAGGAATAAACATGTTGTTTAGATCCGTGTGTTTTCTGGATTGAATGCATTTATTTGTAGGCCAATATACAGCAAGAGTTTTTGACAATCCTTGGAACAGCTGCCTTGAAACTAACATATCAAAAGTTCACgtagagctgggattgtggctcagtggtagagtgcttgcctagcacatgtgaagcactgggttcaatcctcagcaccacacacacaaaataaataaaaataaaattatgggttgggattgtggctcagcggtagagtgcttgtctatcacatgcaaggccctgggttcgatcctcagcaccacataaaaataaataaataaaataaaggtattgtttccaatcacttccaaactaaaaaatgttaaaaaaaattaaaattattatgtcatctacaactaaagaaaaaaaagttcacGTATATTCAGTAAAATTCACACATATATGATGCAATAATTAGTGCTATACAGCAGAGGAAACAAAAGCATGACCTTGTACTCAGGGGATTTATCAATTAGTAGATATGAAAATAATGCTATGCCATATTCAAAGTGCCAGTTAAGAGTTCAGATAGGAAAATTAGTTCTTTTAGTGGAGGTGAGAGAATGTGGGGATGACAGTTTCAAGGAGGAACTCAGCTGTTTTACTGGACTCTGGAGCAGGGGAAGGTTTTGACAGTAAAGGCCAAGCTGAAGATACAATactagcaaagacacagacccgTGAAAAAAGTAGAAAACAAGTAGCCGAGTTTAATTAGTGCATGAATTACAGGAAAAATAGAAAAGCTCAGAACATGACCACAGAGAAACCTGAATGATAGCTAAGAAACAGGGTCATTGAGCAATAAGGAATGGTAGGGCACTGAAGTCTTTGAGATACAAAAGTAGAATCAGAGCTCTGATTTAAAGTTACTCTAGGATTCTGGGGTGTTAATCAGTGTTTatcagcacttgcctagaatgtgcaaggcctggggttccatccccaatgcacaattcacaaaaacaaagattttaaaactcaaaaaactaaattaaaaaaaaaaaagaccctataaaaactcatactgtctTTAGCTAGGCACAGGCTGGGTGTTGTGAGCTAGCTATGCCAGTTTCACGGAGTTCCTCTTTTCATGGGTCTTAGGTGAGGGGGTTGCATTTGATGAAGCTGATAAGCTCCTATTTTCTGGTGTTTCTGATGTGATTTGGGATGTCTGTATGTCCAGATACTCCATGACTGAATTTGattaatatgtataaattatttaTCAATTTGTGCCTAAGGTTGTACTGGGCAGATGTGGTTGTTTACTTGCACAAACAAGGTATAGAAACATTCTGTCTTGGCACTTGTAATCAAAATGGAGTTCGTCTACTTTACAAAATGGAGTCAGTCAGATTTAGGTACAGTCTGAGGACTGCTATTCTATACATTGTGGAGCAACTCTGAGCAGGGCACAGCCTGTTCTTCATATTGACtcaagaggatcacttgagcccaggagttcagggctgcctggcaacatagtgagaccccataTTAATAAGAGAGACTTGCTGAGGTTGGAGGATCCAAGTTGGAGGCTAGTCTTAGTactttagtgagattctgtctcaaaataaaaaacaaaaaagggctagTAGTATAGCATAGTagggcacctctgggttcaatccccagtatcacacacatatgaaaaaaaaaaaagcaaaaacaatttgAAACAATAAtcccgtttttttttttaaatacttaggaCCAAAAAGAGACTTTTGTATCTACAATCACATGGGATTTCACTTCTTTCAACTCTTGCTCTATCTGTATTATATTGATAATATAAAAccatctaacatttctgggactaTCATCAATAATGAATGTTAACAAACAGCCCTTCACAACCAAATTCAGCAGATAAAAGACTGATAAAGATCTTAGTTCTATTGATAAATGAACTCAATTTTCCACTTCTAATAAGTCCCTCTTACACCCCATCAATATCTCAGAACAGAAAAGATGATGCTAAGGTGCCATCTGGCCATTAGATAAGGGCTCAGTTGAATTCATTAATATTTTCCTaggaaagaaatattaaaatttaaaaggccACAGGCCACAGCATACTAGTATTAGAAGAGCATGAGTGGGGATAAGGCCAATCTTTCCTCTCTATTCCTACCACAAATTTGTCTTCATCGTATTCTAGGTTCCACTAAAGAGGGAAGCCTTATCTTGATGAGTTTATTCATTGTCCCCTATGAGTGCTGTACTAAATTCCTAAACCCTGTCACCTAATTTGTGTAGACAATGGGATTTTTACCATTTTGAGGGAGCAGAAAGTGTTTTGCAAATATGAAATAATGTATAAGACATCTCCCTATGTATTAGACTCCATTCATATAAATACCATTTAAGCCTATCAAGGAACTCTAGTTTAAGATCTGTGATCTGGCTCCAACAGGGTATGGCTTAAAGGCCATCACATCTGGACCACTGTACCCAATCTTTATTTCTCCTCAACTCCTAGATAGCtgagtctaggccacacagagtaTTATAATAATACATTTTGTACCATACTATATTATTAGATCTCTTAAATTACAGTTGCTCCTCAACCTACAACAgggttacatctttttttttttttttaagaatttttttatatttattttttagttttcggcagacacaacatctttatttgtatgtggtgctgaggatcgaacccagcgccgcacatatgccaggcgagcgcgctacagcttgagccacatctccagccccatgaGGGTTACATCTTGATAAACTCTATAAGCTTAAAATATCTTAAGTTGAAAGTGCATTAGCACATTTAACCTACTGAACAACTTAGCTTAGCCTCATCTACCTTAAACAtgctcagaacacatgcattagctTACAGCTGGGCAAAACGGTCTAACACAAagcctattttataataaaatgctGAATATCTCATAACTAATTTACTGAATACTGCTCTGAAAGCCAAAACAGAATAGCTATAtgtagggctagggttgtagatcagtggtagagcacttgtctagcatgggtaaggcactgggtttgatactcagcaccacaagaaaacaaatacataaaataaaagttaaattctttttttttaaaaatatctttattataattacttatttttttaagggtgctgaggattgaacccagtgcctcacgtgtgtgaggcaagtgctctgccactgagccacaaccccaccccctaaattcttaaaaaaataaaaaagaatggctgTATATATATTTGCACTCACATGTGCATCATAAAAAAGAATCACAAGTCAAACCATCTTAATTCAGGGGCCATTTATAGATCATAAGTACTTAAGGGGAGAAAACATGCTTCCCTTAATTGTGCCCATCTGAATCCTCATCACCTCAGTATTTTACCTGTTATTCTTAGCTTCAAAACATAAAGAGTATGCATCTACTCCACTCTCCTCGTGTGCTTATAGGATTCCATACTTTTTTATTGTACCAATTATAATCATATATTATACAAAGTTAGTACTACATTAATATAATAATTAACattattaatataataattaACTTGGATAACTTGACTGTGGggtcttttctatttttaaagagagagacagagagagagacagagagagagagaatatctttttttttttttttttttaaagagagagtgagagaggagagagagagagagagagagagagagagagagagagagagagagagagagagaatttttttaatatttattttttagttttcggcggacacaacatctttgtttgtacgtagtgctgagaatcgaacccgggccgcacgcatgccaggcaagcgcgctaccacttgagccacatccccagcccccgagaatattttaatatttatttttttagtttttggcagacacaacatctttctttgtatgtggtgctgaggatcaaacccgggccgcacacatgccaggcgagcgcgctaccgcttgagctacatccccatccctgtggGGTCTTTTTCACTGAGATAGCTGGAACCCTTTTCTGTATTACTGCTGCCTTGGAATCACTATCCCTTATGGATAGAACACTCAGGATGTGTAAGATAACACGCCATCACCAGCTGTTTTAGATCTGCATGTCTCTCTGAAGAGGAAATACATCTGTTTCCAACTTCTACtataaacagaaaagaaagattttCAGTGGAGATCTGAACAGAACTGAACTCATAACCAACGCTCAATTTAGGATATCTCTTAACTGGCTTCAACACAGAAGACTCAAAATATAACGAACACTTTCCATGTCCTAGCAGAGGTCTCTTGATACCCTGAGTCATGGCCCCTTCCAGCTACCCAAGCTGGATCCCCAAACTCATTTTCCTAATCTCTGCTGCTTTTCAACAAAGATCCTTTACTTCTTTCTTTAAAGAAGCCCTTCCTGAGGATGCCTACTACACTgcacaattatttttctttttattctcaacAATGATTAGAAATATCTATACTTTACCACAGTTTTCCTGATATTTGTTTAGCCTGAACAACTAATTACTGACTCCTTTATGTTTGACCATTAAATGTTTATATAATGAGCATTCCAATAAATTCACAGTTGACTGCTATGTTGAAGATAGAAGTTTAAGATTATTGTATAATCTCCTTCAAGGACTTTGTAACCTAGTTGGTGAGATTATATGGCTGCAGGCCCTCAAACTTTGCTGCCTAATTTGAAAAACTTgtggaacttttaagaattcCTATGCTAAAGCTACAACCCCAAACAACTAAATGGTAATCTTTAATAAAGGTAGGACCTTGGTATCAAATTTTGCTACAAGTTATATAGCACAACTCTGTTGTAATAAAAtgaccttcttcttttttttttttttactttaaaaaatattttaaaattttaattgattataataattttacatac includes:
- the Bcl2l13 gene encoding bcl-2-like protein 13 isoform X1 produces the protein MASSTTMPLGFHYETKYVVLTYLGLPQEKYQEQHLLSSRGVQLDIASQSLDPEVFLKVKSEIEEELKSLDKEISEAFTSTGFDRHTSPVFSPANPESSIEDCLAHLGERVLQELKEPLHKALQMLLSQPVTYQAYRECTLETAVHASGWSKILVPLVLLRQMLLELTRRGQEPLSTLLQFGVTYLEDYAAEYIIQQGGWGTVFSLESEEEEYPGVIAEDSNDIYILPSDNSGQVSPPESPTVTTSWQSESLPVSLSASQSWHTESLPVSLGPESWQQIAMDPEEVKSLDSNGAGEKSENNSSNSDIVHVEKEEIPEGVEAAAGTALPARELQEAFPGAPAPWLPHITATSLLETREHDAEIIAVEKASPAPSLFVELDEEEVRAAAMEPSEVEEGMPSALPSDKEIPIRKRSFSEESSPAAEGKALLSSEGKSMLLFGGAAVVAILAVAVGVALALRKK
- the Bcl2l13 gene encoding bcl-2-like protein 13 isoform X2, producing the protein MASSTTMPLGFHYETKYVVLTYLGLPQEKYQEQHLLSSRGVQLDIASQSLDPEVFLKVKSEIEEELKSLDKEISEAFTSTGFDRHTSPVFSPANPESSIEDCLAHLGERVLQELKEPLHKALQMLLSQPVTYQAYRECTLETAVHASGWSKGTVFSLESEEEEYPGVIAEDSNDIYILPSDNSGQVSPPESPTVTTSWQSESLPVSLSASQSWHTESLPVSLGPESWQQIAMDPEEVKSLDSNGAGEKSENNSSNSDIVHVEKEEIPEGVEAAAGTALPARELQEAFPGAPAPWLPHITATSLLETREHDAEIIAVEKASPAPSLFVELDEEEVRAAAMEPSEVEEGMPSALPSDKEIPIRKRSFSEESSPAAEGKALLSSEGKSMLLFGGAAVVAILAVAVGVALALRKK